One Tenrec ecaudatus isolate mTenEca1 chromosome 12, mTenEca1.hap1, whole genome shotgun sequence DNA segment encodes these proteins:
- the ADAM33 gene encoding disintegrin and metalloproteinase domain-containing protein 33 isoform X2, whose translation MLQGSPRAWGLRPPPPLLLLLLLLLWLVPGPGASQGDHQGEPVTPHWVLDGHGASLEGSKRLMALEAEGQELLLELEKKQLLAPGYTETHYNPDGQPVVLVQKDTDHCHYHGQVRGYSDSWVVLSTCSGMSGLITLSSNTSYYLRAWPPTLSKDPWTHKIFRMEQLFHWKGACGHNTSSDRRDSTGLPGAPQSRGHHCQERRATHRSMRYLELYLVADHTLFLTQHRNLNRTKQRLLEVVHYVDQFLRTLDIQVELAGLEVWTEQDLSPVTSDANATLWAFLQWRRGQWALQPHDSTQLLTGRAFQDATAGLAPVEGMCLSESSGGVSTDHSELALGAAATMAHEIGHSLGLSHDPEDCCTEALRDQGGCVMGATMGRPFPRVFSACSRRQLRAFFRKGGGACLSDAPAEQPARCGNGLVEAGEECDCGAFQECPDPCCLAHNCSLRAGAQCARGDCCARCLLKPAGELCRQAAGDCDLPEFCTGASPHCPPDVYVLDGWPCAMGHGYCRDGACPTLEQQCQQFWGPGARPAQEACFQVVNSAGDAHGHCGQDSQGRFVPCAQRDAKCGKLQCQGGEQGPRVPDTLSVDSTISVDGQNVTCRGASALLPGRLDLLDLGLVDMGTLCGPQMVCQDRRCQNATFQELAHCLAACHAHGVCNSNYNCHCAPGWAPPSCDQPGLGGSIDSGPVPREKHEAFLLATVLSFLLPLLPGAGLAWCCYRCPRSRSCLQQQPWGSRRCPACCGPKVGPSRDQPLGSSLSMELDPVATEVPGAPGGLMKPAI comes from the exons ATGCTCCAGGGGTCCCCGAGAGCCTGGGGGctgcggccgccgccgccgctgctgctgctgctgctgctgctgctgtggctggTGCCGGGGCCTGGGGCTTCTCAAG GAGATCACCAGGGAGAGCCAGTCACTCCCCACTGGGTcttggatggacatggggctagCCTAGAG GGCTCAAAGAGGCTGATGGCCTTGGAGGCTGAAGGCCAGGAGCTCCTGCTTGAGTTGGAGAAGAAACA ACTGCTGGCACCTGGATACACAGAAACCCACTACAACCCTGATGGGCAGCCGGTAGTACTGGTCCAAAAAGACACG GATCACTGCCACTACCATGGGCAAGTGAGGGGCTACTCTGACTCCTGGGTGGTCCTCAGCACCTGCTCCGGGATGAG CGGCCTGATCACGCTCAGCAGCAACACCAGCTATTACCTTCGGGCCTGGCCACCTACGCTCTCCAAGGACCCCTGGACCCACAAGATCTTCCGGATGGAGCAGCTGTTCCATTGGAAAGGGGCCTGTGGCCACAATACTTCCAGCGACAGAAGGGACAGCACTGGTCTTCCTGGTGCCCCCCAGAGCAGG ggtcaccattGCCAGGAGAGGCGAGCCACCCACAGGAGCATGAGGTACCTGGAGCTGTACCTAGTGGCTGACCACACCCTG TTCTTGACCCAGCACCGCAACTTGAACCGCACCAAGCAACGCCTCCTAGAGGTCGTCCACTATGTGGACCAG TTTCTCAGGACTCTGGACATTCAGGTGGAACTTGCCGGCCTGGAAGTGTGGACGGAGCAGGACTTGAGTCCGGTCACCTCGGATGCAAACGCCACGCTGTGGGCTTTCCTGCAGTGGCGGCGCGGGCAGTGGGCGCTGCAACCACACGACTCCACACAGTTGCTCAC GGGCCGCGCCTTCCAGGATGCCACTGCGGGCCTGGCGCCGGTGGAGGGCATGTGCCTCTCAGAGAGCTCAGGGGGTGTGAGCACG GACCACTCGGAGCTCGCTCTGGGCGCCGCAGCCACCATGGCCCACGAGATAGGACACAGCCTCGGCCTCAGCCACGATCCCGAAGACTGTTGCACGGAGGCCTTGCGGGATCAGGGCGGCTGCGTCATGGGAGCGACCATGGG GCGTCCCTTTCCCCGGGTGTTCAGCGCCTGCAGCCGCCGCCAGCTGCGCGCCTTCTTCCGCAAGGGGGGCGGCGCGTGCCTCTCGGACGCCCCGGCCGAGCAGCCAGCGCGCTGCGGGAACGGCTTGGTGGAGGCCGGCGAGGAGTGCGACTGCGGCGCCTTTCAG GAGTGCCCGGACCCCTGCTGCCTCGCTCACAACTGCTCGCTGCGCGCCGGAGCCCAGTGCGCCCGCGGGGACTGCTGCGCGCGCTGCCTG CTGAAGCCGGCGGGTGAGCTGTGCCGCCAGGCGGCCGGCGACTGTGACCTCCCGGAGTTCTGCACAGGCGCCTCCCCGCACTGTCCCCCGGACGTTTACGTGCTGGACGGTTGGCCCTGTGCCATGGGCCACGGCTACTGCCGGGACGGCGCGTGCCCCACGCTCGAACAGCAGTGCCAGCAGTTCTGGGGGCCTG GCGCTCGCCCGGCGCAGGAGGCCTGCTTCCAAGTAGTGAACTCCGCGGGAGACGCCCACGGGCACTGTGGCCAGGACAGCCAGGGCCGCTTTGTGCCTTGCGCCCAGAG GGACGCAAAGTGCGGGAAGCTGCAGTGCCAAGGTGGTGAGCAGGGCCCCCGCGTGCCAGACACCCTGTCTGTGGACTCCACCATCAGCGTCGATGGCCAGAACGTGACCTGCAGGGGAGCTTCGGCCCTCCTGCCTGGCCGGCTGGACCTGCTTGACTTGGGTTTAGTAGATATGGGCACCCTGTGTGGACCTCAAATG GTGTGCCAGGACCGGCGCTGTCAGAATGCCACCTTCCAGGAGTTGGCGCACTGCCTGGCCGCGTGCCACGCCCACGGG GTTTGCAATAGCAACTACAACTGCCACTGTGCCCCAGGCTGGGCGCCCCCCTCCTGCGACCAGCCCGGGTTGGGAGGCAGTATAGACAGCGGCCCAGTGCCTCGGGAaa AACACGAAGCCTTCCTGCTGGCCACCGTCCTCAGcttcctgctgcctctgctgcccggGGCCGGCCTGGCCTGGTGCTGCTACCGCTGCCCCCGGTCCAGGTCCTGTCTCCAGCAGCAGCCCTGGGGCTCGAGGAGATGTCCTGCGTGCTGTGG ACCCAAAGTAGGTCCCAGCAGGGACCAGCCCCTGGGCAGCAGTCTCTCCATGGAGTTGGACCCAGTAGCCACTGAAGTGCCGGGGGCCCCTGG AGGACTGATGAAGCCAgccatttaa
- the ADAM33 gene encoding disintegrin and metalloproteinase domain-containing protein 33 isoform X3, with protein MLQGSPRAWGLRPPPPLLLLLLLLLWLVPGPGASQGDHQGEPVTPHWVLDGHGASLEGSKRLMALEAEGQELLLELEKKQLLAPGYTETHYNPDGQPVVLVQKDTDHCHYHGQVRGYSDSWVVLSTCSGMSNTSYYLRAWPPTLSKDPWTHKIFRMEQLFHWKGACGHNTSSDRRDSTGLPGAPQSRGHHCQERRATHRSMRYLELYLVADHTLFLTQHRNLNRTKQRLLEVVHYVDQFLRTLDIQVELAGLEVWTEQDLSPVTSDANATLWAFLQWRRGQWALQPHDSTQLLTGRAFQDATAGLAPVEGMCLSESSGGVSTDHSELALGAAATMAHEIGHSLGLSHDPEDCCTEALRDQGGCVMGATMGRPFPRVFSACSRRQLRAFFRKGGGACLSDAPAEQPARCGNGLVEAGEECDCGAFQECPDPCCLAHNCSLRAGAQCARGDCCARCLLKPAGELCRQAAGDCDLPEFCTGASPHCPPDVYVLDGWPCAMGHGYCRDGACPTLEQQCQQFWGPGARPAQEACFQVVNSAGDAHGHCGQDSQGRFVPCAQRDAKCGKLQCQGGEQGPRVPDTLSVDSTISVDGQNVTCRGASALLPGRLDLLDLGLVDMGTLCGPQMVCQDRRCQNATFQELAHCLAACHAHGVCNSNYNCHCAPGWAPPSCDQPGLGGSIDSGPVPREKHEAFLLATVLSFLLPLLPGAGLAWCCYRCPRSRSCLQQQPWGSRRCPACCGPKVGPSRDQPLGSSLSMELDPVATEVPGAPGPDNSAGTQQLT; from the exons ATGCTCCAGGGGTCCCCGAGAGCCTGGGGGctgcggccgccgccgccgctgctgctgctgctgctgctgctgctgtggctggTGCCGGGGCCTGGGGCTTCTCAAG GAGATCACCAGGGAGAGCCAGTCACTCCCCACTGGGTcttggatggacatggggctagCCTAGAG GGCTCAAAGAGGCTGATGGCCTTGGAGGCTGAAGGCCAGGAGCTCCTGCTTGAGTTGGAGAAGAAACA ACTGCTGGCACCTGGATACACAGAAACCCACTACAACCCTGATGGGCAGCCGGTAGTACTGGTCCAAAAAGACACG GATCACTGCCACTACCATGGGCAAGTGAGGGGCTACTCTGACTCCTGGGTGGTCCTCAGCACCTGCTCCGGGATGAG CAACACCAGCTATTACCTTCGGGCCTGGCCACCTACGCTCTCCAAGGACCCCTGGACCCACAAGATCTTCCGGATGGAGCAGCTGTTCCATTGGAAAGGGGCCTGTGGCCACAATACTTCCAGCGACAGAAGGGACAGCACTGGTCTTCCTGGTGCCCCCCAGAGCAGG ggtcaccattGCCAGGAGAGGCGAGCCACCCACAGGAGCATGAGGTACCTGGAGCTGTACCTAGTGGCTGACCACACCCTG TTCTTGACCCAGCACCGCAACTTGAACCGCACCAAGCAACGCCTCCTAGAGGTCGTCCACTATGTGGACCAG TTTCTCAGGACTCTGGACATTCAGGTGGAACTTGCCGGCCTGGAAGTGTGGACGGAGCAGGACTTGAGTCCGGTCACCTCGGATGCAAACGCCACGCTGTGGGCTTTCCTGCAGTGGCGGCGCGGGCAGTGGGCGCTGCAACCACACGACTCCACACAGTTGCTCAC GGGCCGCGCCTTCCAGGATGCCACTGCGGGCCTGGCGCCGGTGGAGGGCATGTGCCTCTCAGAGAGCTCAGGGGGTGTGAGCACG GACCACTCGGAGCTCGCTCTGGGCGCCGCAGCCACCATGGCCCACGAGATAGGACACAGCCTCGGCCTCAGCCACGATCCCGAAGACTGTTGCACGGAGGCCTTGCGGGATCAGGGCGGCTGCGTCATGGGAGCGACCATGGG GCGTCCCTTTCCCCGGGTGTTCAGCGCCTGCAGCCGCCGCCAGCTGCGCGCCTTCTTCCGCAAGGGGGGCGGCGCGTGCCTCTCGGACGCCCCGGCCGAGCAGCCAGCGCGCTGCGGGAACGGCTTGGTGGAGGCCGGCGAGGAGTGCGACTGCGGCGCCTTTCAG GAGTGCCCGGACCCCTGCTGCCTCGCTCACAACTGCTCGCTGCGCGCCGGAGCCCAGTGCGCCCGCGGGGACTGCTGCGCGCGCTGCCTG CTGAAGCCGGCGGGTGAGCTGTGCCGCCAGGCGGCCGGCGACTGTGACCTCCCGGAGTTCTGCACAGGCGCCTCCCCGCACTGTCCCCCGGACGTTTACGTGCTGGACGGTTGGCCCTGTGCCATGGGCCACGGCTACTGCCGGGACGGCGCGTGCCCCACGCTCGAACAGCAGTGCCAGCAGTTCTGGGGGCCTG GCGCTCGCCCGGCGCAGGAGGCCTGCTTCCAAGTAGTGAACTCCGCGGGAGACGCCCACGGGCACTGTGGCCAGGACAGCCAGGGCCGCTTTGTGCCTTGCGCCCAGAG GGACGCAAAGTGCGGGAAGCTGCAGTGCCAAGGTGGTGAGCAGGGCCCCCGCGTGCCAGACACCCTGTCTGTGGACTCCACCATCAGCGTCGATGGCCAGAACGTGACCTGCAGGGGAGCTTCGGCCCTCCTGCCTGGCCGGCTGGACCTGCTTGACTTGGGTTTAGTAGATATGGGCACCCTGTGTGGACCTCAAATG GTGTGCCAGGACCGGCGCTGTCAGAATGCCACCTTCCAGGAGTTGGCGCACTGCCTGGCCGCGTGCCACGCCCACGGG GTTTGCAATAGCAACTACAACTGCCACTGTGCCCCAGGCTGGGCGCCCCCCTCCTGCGACCAGCCCGGGTTGGGAGGCAGTATAGACAGCGGCCCAGTGCCTCGGGAaa AACACGAAGCCTTCCTGCTGGCCACCGTCCTCAGcttcctgctgcctctgctgcccggGGCCGGCCTGGCCTGGTGCTGCTACCGCTGCCCCCGGTCCAGGTCCTGTCTCCAGCAGCAGCCCTGGGGCTCGAGGAGATGTCCTGCGTGCTGTGG ACCCAAAGTAGGTCCCAGCAGGGACCAGCCCCTGGGCAGCAGTCTCTCCATGGAGTTGGACCCAGTAGCCACTGAAGTGCCGGGGGCCCCTGG aCCTGATAACTCTGCCGGAACCCAGCAGCTAACCTGA
- the ADAM33 gene encoding disintegrin and metalloproteinase domain-containing protein 33 isoform X1, which yields MLQGSPRAWGLRPPPPLLLLLLLLLWLVPGPGASQGDHQGEPVTPHWVLDGHGASLEGSKRLMALEAEGQELLLELEKKQLLAPGYTETHYNPDGQPVVLVQKDTDHCHYHGQVRGYSDSWVVLSTCSGMSGLITLSSNTSYYLRAWPPTLSKDPWTHKIFRMEQLFHWKGACGHNTSSDRRDSTGLPGAPQSRGHHCQERRATHRSMRYLELYLVADHTLFLTQHRNLNRTKQRLLEVVHYVDQFLRTLDIQVELAGLEVWTEQDLSPVTSDANATLWAFLQWRRGQWALQPHDSTQLLTGRAFQDATAGLAPVEGMCLSESSGGVSTDHSELALGAAATMAHEIGHSLGLSHDPEDCCTEALRDQGGCVMGATMGRPFPRVFSACSRRQLRAFFRKGGGACLSDAPAEQPARCGNGLVEAGEECDCGAFQECPDPCCLAHNCSLRAGAQCARGDCCARCLLKPAGELCRQAAGDCDLPEFCTGASPHCPPDVYVLDGWPCAMGHGYCRDGACPTLEQQCQQFWGPGARPAQEACFQVVNSAGDAHGHCGQDSQGRFVPCAQRDAKCGKLQCQGGEQGPRVPDTLSVDSTISVDGQNVTCRGASALLPGRLDLLDLGLVDMGTLCGPQMVCQDRRCQNATFQELAHCLAACHAHGVCNSNYNCHCAPGWAPPSCDQPGLGGSIDSGPVPREKHEAFLLATVLSFLLPLLPGAGLAWCCYRCPRSRSCLQQQPWGSRRCPACCGPKVGPSRDQPLGSSLSMELDPVATEVPGAPGPDNSAGTQQLT from the exons ATGCTCCAGGGGTCCCCGAGAGCCTGGGGGctgcggccgccgccgccgctgctgctgctgctgctgctgctgctgtggctggTGCCGGGGCCTGGGGCTTCTCAAG GAGATCACCAGGGAGAGCCAGTCACTCCCCACTGGGTcttggatggacatggggctagCCTAGAG GGCTCAAAGAGGCTGATGGCCTTGGAGGCTGAAGGCCAGGAGCTCCTGCTTGAGTTGGAGAAGAAACA ACTGCTGGCACCTGGATACACAGAAACCCACTACAACCCTGATGGGCAGCCGGTAGTACTGGTCCAAAAAGACACG GATCACTGCCACTACCATGGGCAAGTGAGGGGCTACTCTGACTCCTGGGTGGTCCTCAGCACCTGCTCCGGGATGAG CGGCCTGATCACGCTCAGCAGCAACACCAGCTATTACCTTCGGGCCTGGCCACCTACGCTCTCCAAGGACCCCTGGACCCACAAGATCTTCCGGATGGAGCAGCTGTTCCATTGGAAAGGGGCCTGTGGCCACAATACTTCCAGCGACAGAAGGGACAGCACTGGTCTTCCTGGTGCCCCCCAGAGCAGG ggtcaccattGCCAGGAGAGGCGAGCCACCCACAGGAGCATGAGGTACCTGGAGCTGTACCTAGTGGCTGACCACACCCTG TTCTTGACCCAGCACCGCAACTTGAACCGCACCAAGCAACGCCTCCTAGAGGTCGTCCACTATGTGGACCAG TTTCTCAGGACTCTGGACATTCAGGTGGAACTTGCCGGCCTGGAAGTGTGGACGGAGCAGGACTTGAGTCCGGTCACCTCGGATGCAAACGCCACGCTGTGGGCTTTCCTGCAGTGGCGGCGCGGGCAGTGGGCGCTGCAACCACACGACTCCACACAGTTGCTCAC GGGCCGCGCCTTCCAGGATGCCACTGCGGGCCTGGCGCCGGTGGAGGGCATGTGCCTCTCAGAGAGCTCAGGGGGTGTGAGCACG GACCACTCGGAGCTCGCTCTGGGCGCCGCAGCCACCATGGCCCACGAGATAGGACACAGCCTCGGCCTCAGCCACGATCCCGAAGACTGTTGCACGGAGGCCTTGCGGGATCAGGGCGGCTGCGTCATGGGAGCGACCATGGG GCGTCCCTTTCCCCGGGTGTTCAGCGCCTGCAGCCGCCGCCAGCTGCGCGCCTTCTTCCGCAAGGGGGGCGGCGCGTGCCTCTCGGACGCCCCGGCCGAGCAGCCAGCGCGCTGCGGGAACGGCTTGGTGGAGGCCGGCGAGGAGTGCGACTGCGGCGCCTTTCAG GAGTGCCCGGACCCCTGCTGCCTCGCTCACAACTGCTCGCTGCGCGCCGGAGCCCAGTGCGCCCGCGGGGACTGCTGCGCGCGCTGCCTG CTGAAGCCGGCGGGTGAGCTGTGCCGCCAGGCGGCCGGCGACTGTGACCTCCCGGAGTTCTGCACAGGCGCCTCCCCGCACTGTCCCCCGGACGTTTACGTGCTGGACGGTTGGCCCTGTGCCATGGGCCACGGCTACTGCCGGGACGGCGCGTGCCCCACGCTCGAACAGCAGTGCCAGCAGTTCTGGGGGCCTG GCGCTCGCCCGGCGCAGGAGGCCTGCTTCCAAGTAGTGAACTCCGCGGGAGACGCCCACGGGCACTGTGGCCAGGACAGCCAGGGCCGCTTTGTGCCTTGCGCCCAGAG GGACGCAAAGTGCGGGAAGCTGCAGTGCCAAGGTGGTGAGCAGGGCCCCCGCGTGCCAGACACCCTGTCTGTGGACTCCACCATCAGCGTCGATGGCCAGAACGTGACCTGCAGGGGAGCTTCGGCCCTCCTGCCTGGCCGGCTGGACCTGCTTGACTTGGGTTTAGTAGATATGGGCACCCTGTGTGGACCTCAAATG GTGTGCCAGGACCGGCGCTGTCAGAATGCCACCTTCCAGGAGTTGGCGCACTGCCTGGCCGCGTGCCACGCCCACGGG GTTTGCAATAGCAACTACAACTGCCACTGTGCCCCAGGCTGGGCGCCCCCCTCCTGCGACCAGCCCGGGTTGGGAGGCAGTATAGACAGCGGCCCAGTGCCTCGGGAaa AACACGAAGCCTTCCTGCTGGCCACCGTCCTCAGcttcctgctgcctctgctgcccggGGCCGGCCTGGCCTGGTGCTGCTACCGCTGCCCCCGGTCCAGGTCCTGTCTCCAGCAGCAGCCCTGGGGCTCGAGGAGATGTCCTGCGTGCTGTGG ACCCAAAGTAGGTCCCAGCAGGGACCAGCCCCTGGGCAGCAGTCTCTCCATGGAGTTGGACCCAGTAGCCACTGAAGTGCCGGGGGCCCCTGG aCCTGATAACTCTGCCGGAACCCAGCAGCTAACCTGA